One Romboutsia sp. 13368 genomic window carries:
- a CDS encoding SEC-C metal-binding domain-containing protein: MSLYTEWRNLSDNHESQEAEVKFWEEYLKAEASIYNELLNNKQEVIEGKVSELAAKYNVSVEYFMGFIDGISESLKEDITLETIEADGTIKLDIDFEKLYYNMLAVEAHWLYNLPGWETILPADKRKELQKAYKTSKTVVKEEKVGRNDACICGSGKKYKKCCGK; this comes from the coding sequence ATGAGTTTATATACTGAATGGAGAAATTTAAGTGATAATCATGAAAGCCAAGAAGCAGAAGTTAAGTTCTGGGAAGAGTACTTAAAAGCAGAAGCTTCTATATACAATGAATTATTAAATAATAAGCAAGAAGTTATAGAAGGTAAAGTTAGCGAATTAGCTGCTAAATATAACGTATCTGTTGAATACTTCATGGGATTCATAGATGGAATAAGCGAAAGTTTAAAAGAAGATATAACTTTAGAAACTATAGAAGCAGATGGTACTATAAAGTTAGACATAGATTTCGAAAAATTATACTACAACATGTTAGCTGTAGAAGCTCATTGGTTATATAACTTACCAGGTTGGGAAACTATATTACCAGCTGATAAGAGAAAAGAATTACAAAAGGCTTACAAAACTTCTAAGACAGTAGTTAAAGAAGAAAAAGTAGGTAGAAATGATGCTTGTATATGTGGAAGTGGTAAAAAATACAAGAAATGTTGTGGAAAATAA
- a CDS encoding UPF0489 family protein codes for MDKYTGFYIEKPTGNNIFSYEERENKKIYVPKLIEGTLDDVLVGEEIVFNEIDEYIEIKAKGLKNMVIYKYQDKDIYIFDNHNHAFYFWIKSLEKGNFTKGCKLVHVDQHKDTREPENYNVDIDNTEDVFRYTNEVLNVGSFIKPALHHNIFSDVIIIDSSYGFNIDIQEEFVLDIDLDIFSEDMDYIPYGLKISKIKELIDKAKVITIASSPFFINQEYAIKVLKELFNYDIIK; via the coding sequence ATGGATAAATATACAGGATTTTATATAGAAAAGCCTACTGGAAATAATATATTCTCATATGAAGAGAGAGAGAATAAAAAAATTTACGTACCAAAGCTTATAGAAGGAACTTTAGATGATGTTTTAGTTGGAGAAGAAATAGTCTTCAATGAAATTGATGAATATATAGAAATAAAAGCTAAAGGACTTAAAAATATGGTTATATATAAATATCAAGATAAAGATATTTATATATTTGATAACCACAATCATGCATTTTATTTTTGGATAAAAAGTTTAGAAAAAGGTAACTTTACTAAAGGGTGCAAATTAGTTCATGTAGACCAACATAAAGACACTAGAGAACCAGAAAATTATAATGTTGATATAGATAATACAGAAGATGTATTTAGATATACTAATGAAGTATTAAATGTAGGTAGCTTTATTAAACCAGCTTTACATCATAATATATTTTCAGATGTTATAATAATAGATAGTTCTTATGGATTTAATATTGATATACAAGAAGAGTTTGTATTAGATATAGATTTAGATATATTCTCAGAGGATATGGATTATATTCCTTATGGACTTAAGATATCAAAAATAAAAGAACTAATAGATAAAGCAAAAGTAATAACAATAGCATCTAGCCCATTTTTTATAAATCAGGAGTATGCTATAAAAGTATTAAAAGAATTATTTAATTATGATATAATAAAGTAG
- a CDS encoding RluA family pseudouridine synthase translates to MIKVIFEDNHLLVVEKPVNILSQGDDTNDKDMVNLLKQYVKEKYNKPGNVYIGLVHRLDRPVGGIMVFAKTSKAASRLSDQVRTKTFKKTYRAVIHGDMNKKEDTLKDYLYKNKKTNMVSVVNKDHKEAKNAELSYKTLDRKDGFSLVEIDLKTGRPHQIRVQFASRKHPLYGDQRYGQNVNKVGQQIALWSHKLEIIHPTTKEKMEFTCEPPGEYPWNLF, encoded by the coding sequence ATGATTAAAGTCATATTTGAAGATAATCATCTTTTAGTTGTAGAAAAACCTGTAAATATCTTATCTCAAGGTGATGATACTAATGATAAAGATATGGTTAATTTATTAAAACAATATGTGAAGGAAAAGTACAATAAGCCAGGTAATGTATATATTGGATTAGTACACAGATTAGATAGACCTGTAGGTGGAATTATGGTATTTGCAAAGACATCTAAGGCTGCATCTAGATTATCAGACCAAGTTAGGACTAAAACTTTTAAGAAGACATATAGAGCGGTTATACACGGTGATATGAATAAGAAAGAAGATACTTTAAAAGATTATCTTTACAAAAACAAAAAGACTAACATGGTAAGTGTAGTTAATAAGGATCATAAAGAAGCTAAAAATGCAGAGTTAAGCTATAAAACTTTAGATAGAAAAGATGGGTTTAGTCTTGTTGAAATTGATTTAAAAACAGGAAGACCTCATCAAATAAGAGTTCAATTTGCAAGCAGAAAGCATCCTTTATATGGTGATCAAAGATACGGTCAAAATGTAAATAAGGTTGGGCAACAAATAGCATTATGGTCTCATAAATTAGAAATAATACATCCTACAACTAAAGAAAAAATGGAATTCACATGTGAACCACCTGGGGAATATCCATGGAATTTATTTTAA
- a CDS encoding class I SAM-dependent methyltransferase, with translation MLLLADKWKDYELIDMGNGEKLERWGDIVLRRPDPQVMWPIPNESGLWKNPHGHYHRSNRGGGQWEHKKKYPERWTISYKNLKFNISPTGFKHTGLFPEQAANWDWAMDKIENAKRPIKVLNLFAYTGGATVACAAAGAEVCHVDASKGMVTWAKENLHTSGLADRKVRFIVDDVVKFVEREIRRGNKYDAIIMDPPSYGRGPKGEVWQIEEKLYGLVELCTKVLSDEPLFFLINSYTTGLSPIILEHILDATVAKKAKGGKIYGGEIGIPTSRDGKVLPCGIFGRWESK, from the coding sequence ATGTTATTATTAGCAGATAAATGGAAAGACTACGAGCTTATAGATATGGGTAACGGAGAAAAATTAGAGCGTTGGGGAGATATAGTATTAAGAAGACCAGACCCTCAAGTTATGTGGCCTATACCAAATGAAAGTGGATTATGGAAAAATCCTCATGGACATTACCACAGAAGTAACAGAGGTGGAGGACAATGGGAACATAAAAAGAAATATCCAGAAAGATGGACAATAAGTTATAAAAACTTAAAGTTTAATATAAGTCCAACAGGATTTAAACATACAGGATTATTCCCAGAACAAGCGGCAAACTGGGATTGGGCAATGGATAAAATAGAAAATGCTAAAAGACCAATAAAAGTATTAAATCTTTTTGCATATACTGGTGGAGCTACAGTAGCTTGTGCGGCAGCAGGAGCAGAAGTATGTCACGTAGATGCTTCTAAAGGAATGGTTACTTGGGCTAAAGAAAACTTACATACATCAGGATTAGCAGATAGAAAAGTAAGATTCATAGTTGATGATGTTGTTAAGTTTGTTGAAAGAGAAATAAGAAGAGGAAATAAATACGATGCAATAATAATGGACCCACCTTCTTACGGAAGAGGACCAAAAGGTGAGGTTTGGCAAATAGAAGAAAAATTATATGGTTTAGTTGAATTATGTACAAAAGTGTTATCAGATGAACCTTTATTCTTCTTAATAAACTCATACACTACTGGATTATCTCCAATAATACTTGAACATATATTAGATGCTACAGTAGCTAAAAAAGCTAAAGGTGGAAAGATATATGGTGGAGAAATAGGTATACCAACATCTAGAGATGGAAAAGTTCTTCCTTGTGGTATATTCGGAAGATGGGAGTCTAAATAA
- a CDS encoding DUF3298 and DUF4163 domain-containing protein, producing MMYYKRADSCLYNPIYVKFNEDTQTSETFSYTLQYPSFFNLKNTNFNVNQNILNNISSTINSDVFTFKNGLVDEEKQVNADNAQSNQSLSKYNVITNFAVPFNKNHILSTIVSLMAFVNNEGPKYDELNNYNFDLLTGNEFTIGSVFNPNIDYLKVITNYVNYKINQNKDLYYPDATVEIADDQSFYLTDEGIVIYFGVDEIAPKEFGIPKFTMEYIKFAPYINPRFYCSPENIYRSNXTSVAQNIIFYLYINLI from the coding sequence ATGATGTATTATAAAAGAGCTGATAGCTGTTTATACAATCCTATCTATGTAAAATTTAATGAAGATACACAAACATCAGAGACATTTTCTTATACACTACAGTATCCGTCTTTCTTTAATTTAAAAAATACTAATTTCAATGTAAATCAAAATATTCTTAACAATATAAGCTCAACAATAAATTCCGATGTATTTACATTTAAAAATGGATTAGTAGATGAAGAAAAGCAAGTAAATGCTGATAATGCTCAAAGTAATCAATCATTGTCAAAGTATAATGTGATTACAAATTTTGCAGTTCCATTTAATAAAAATCATATATTAAGTACTATAGTTAGCCTTATGGCTTTTGTTAATAATGAGGGCCCTAAATATGATGAATTAAATAATTATAACTTTGATTTGTTAACTGGAAATGAATTTACTATTGGTAGTGTTTTTAATCCTAATATCGATTATCTAAAAGTTATCACTAATTACGTTAATTATAAAATAAATCAAAATAAAGATTTATACTATCCTGATGCAACTGTAGAGATTGCTGATGACCAATCTTTCTATTTAACTGATGAGGGAATAGTAATTTACTTTGGAGTAGATGAAATTGCACCTAAAGAATTTGGTATTCCTAAGTTTACTATGGAGTACATAAAATTTGCTCCATATATAAATCCTAGATTTTACTGTTCACCTGAGAATATCTACAGATCAAATTWTACATCCGTTGCTCAAAATATAATTTTTTACCTGTATATTAACTTAATTTAA
- the carB gene encoding carbamoyl-phosphate synthase large subunit produces MPKIDSIKKTLVLGSGPIIIGQAAEFDYSGTQACQALKEEGIEVVLVNSNPATIMTDKEVADKIYIEPLTIEFIEKIIEKERPDSLLAGMGGQTGLNLAVELHDAGILDKYGVKIIGTSVESIKKGEDRDTFREVMRQINQPVVVSDIVTNLEDGLEFAGKIGYPVVVRPAYTLGGTGGGIAETVEELTEILTQGLQLSPVSQVLLEKSIKGWKEIEYEVIRDGNGNCITVCNMENIDPVGVHTGDSIVVAPSQTLSDKEYQMLRKASIDIINAIEVKGGCNVQIALNPDSLEYAIIEINPRVSRSSALASKATGYPIAKVAAKIALGYTLDEIENAVTKKTYACFEPTLDYVVVKIPKWPFDKFKQANRKLGTKMMATGEIMSIGSNFEAAILKGIRSLEIGKYSLVHSPSEEKSIEELKSSIVVPDDERLFDLAEMIRRGYKVEMIENITGVDKWFINKFKWIVEQEEKLKGMKIEDLNKEYLLELKKKGFSDKGIADLMKISPERLCELRKLYNIKPAYKMVDTCGGEFDALSPYYYSTYEQYDEVEISDKKKVVVLGSGPIRIGQGIEFDYCSVHCVKSLRKMGIETIIVNNNPETVSTDFDTSDKLYFEPLTEEEVLNIIEKENPDGVILQFGGQTAIKLAKFLHEKNIKILGTDFENIDAAEDREKFEELLEKLDINRPKGKAIWSVNEGIKEAEKLGYPVLVRPSYVLGGQGMEITYDENKLSKYLESAFQRDSKNPVLIDKYLTGREIEVDAICDGKDILIPGIMEHLERAGVHSGDSITMYPSQNVSSEIKAKILDYTKKIALELNVLGMVNIQFIEFQNELYIIEVNPRASRTVPYISKVSNVPIVDLATRCMLGEKLADLGYGTGVYKEPKLVSVKVPVFSMSKLARVDVSLGPEMKSTGEVLGVGENLEEALYKGFLAAGKTMSDKRGVVLATINNYDKEEFIEIAKDMKELGYTFVATEGTAKTLKENGIDADVVNRVEEARPNILDAIRNKQVDIVINTPTKGNDSTRDGFKIRRTATEFSTEVMTSLDTLKALVEVKKKEIKDAGLEVYNIAE; encoded by the coding sequence ATGCCTAAAATAGATAGTATAAAAAAGACTTTAGTACTAGGTTCAGGACCTATAATAATAGGGCAAGCAGCAGAGTTTGACTACTCTGGAACACAAGCTTGTCAAGCTTTAAAAGAAGAAGGAATAGAAGTTGTATTAGTAAATAGTAACCCAGCTACAATAATGACGGATAAAGAAGTAGCGGATAAAATATATATAGAACCATTAACAATTGAATTTATAGAAAAAATAATAGAAAAAGAAAGACCAGACAGCTTATTAGCAGGAATGGGTGGTCAAACAGGACTTAACCTAGCTGTTGAACTTCATGATGCTGGAATATTAGATAAATACGGAGTTAAGATAATAGGTACTTCAGTAGAATCTATAAAAAAAGGTGAAGATAGAGATACATTCAGAGAAGTAATGAGACAAATAAACCAACCAGTAGTAGTTAGTGATATAGTAACTAATTTAGAAGATGGTTTAGAATTTGCAGGAAAAATTGGATATCCAGTAGTTGTAAGACCTGCTTATACATTAGGAGGAACTGGAGGAGGTATAGCTGAAACTGTAGAAGAGTTAACAGAAATACTTACTCAAGGATTACAATTAAGTCCAGTTAGCCAAGTATTACTTGAAAAGAGTATAAAAGGTTGGAAAGAAATAGAGTATGAAGTAATAAGAGATGGTAACGGTAACTGTATAACTGTATGTAACATGGAAAATATAGACCCTGTTGGAGTTCATACAGGAGATAGTATAGTTGTTGCACCAAGTCAAACTTTAAGTGATAAAGAATACCAAATGCTAAGAAAAGCATCTATAGATATAATAAATGCTATAGAAGTTAAAGGTGGATGTAACGTTCAAATAGCATTAAATCCAGATAGTTTAGAATATGCAATAATAGAAATAAACCCAAGGGTGTCAAGATCTTCAGCACTTGCATCAAAGGCTACAGGTTATCCAATAGCTAAAGTTGCAGCGAAGATTGCTTTAGGTTATACATTAGATGAAATAGAAAATGCAGTAACTAAGAAGACTTATGCATGTTTCGAGCCTACTCTTGACTATGTAGTAGTTAAGATACCAAAATGGCCATTTGATAAATTTAAACAAGCAAATAGAAAATTAGGAACTAAAATGATGGCAACAGGAGAAATAATGAGTATAGGAAGCAACTTTGAAGCAGCTATACTTAAAGGTATAAGATCCCTTGAAATAGGAAAATATTCTTTAGTTCACTCTCCTTCTGAAGAAAAGAGTATAGAAGAATTAAAAAGTAGCATAGTAGTTCCTGATGATGAAAGATTATTTGACTTAGCTGAAATGATAAGAAGAGGCTATAAAGTAGAAATGATAGAAAATATCACTGGAGTAGATAAGTGGTTTATAAATAAATTTAAGTGGATAGTAGAACAAGAAGAAAAATTAAAGGGAATGAAAATAGAAGATTTAAATAAGGAATACTTATTAGAATTAAAGAAAAAAGGATTCTCTGATAAAGGTATAGCTGACTTAATGAAAATAAGTCCAGAAAGACTATGCGAATTAAGAAAGTTATACAACATAAAACCAGCGTATAAAATGGTTGATACTTGTGGAGGAGAGTTTGATGCATTATCTCCATACTACTACTCAACTTATGAGCAATATGATGAAGTAGAAATAAGTGATAAGAAAAAAGTTGTAGTTTTAGGTTCTGGTCCTATAAGAATAGGTCAAGGTATAGAGTTTGACTATTGCTCAGTTCACTGTGTAAAATCACTAAGAAAAATGGGAATAGAAACTATAATAGTAAATAACAACCCAGAAACTGTAAGTACAGACTTTGATACTTCAGACAAATTATACTTCGAACCATTAACAGAAGAAGAAGTATTAAATATAATAGAAAAAGAAAATCCAGATGGTGTAATATTACAATTTGGTGGTCAAACAGCAATCAAGTTAGCTAAGTTCTTACATGAAAAGAATATAAAAATATTAGGAACTGACTTTGAAAATATAGATGCAGCTGAAGACAGAGAAAAATTTGAAGAATTACTAGAAAAGTTAGATATAAACAGACCAAAAGGAAAAGCTATATGGTCAGTTAACGAAGGTATAAAAGAAGCTGAAAAGCTAGGATATCCAGTTTTAGTTAGACCATCTTATGTGCTTGGTGGTCAAGGTATGGAAATAACTTATGATGAAAATAAGTTATCTAAATACTTAGAAAGTGCATTCCAAAGAGACTCTAAAAACCCAGTACTTATAGATAAGTACTTAACAGGTAGAGAAATAGAAGTTGATGCAATATGTGATGGTAAAGATATATTAATACCAGGTATAATGGAGCACTTAGAAAGAGCTGGAGTTCACTCTGGAGACAGTATAACAATGTATCCAAGCCAAAATGTAAGTTCTGAAATAAAAGCAAAGATACTTGATTATACTAAAAAAATAGCATTAGAATTAAAYGTACTTGGAATGGTTAATATACAATTTATAGAATTCCAAAATGAATTATATATAATAGAGGTTAACCCAAGAGCAAGTAGAACAGTTCCTTATATAAGTAAGGTAAGTAATGTGCCGATAGTAGATTTAGCTACTAGATGTATGCTAGGAGAAAAATTAGCAGACTTAGGATATGGAACAGGTGTATACAAAGAGCCTAAATTAGTATCAGTTAAGGTTCCAGTATTCTCAATGTCAAAACTTGCTAGAGTTGATGTAAGCTTAGGACCTGAAATGAAATCTACAGGAGAAGTTTTAGGTGTTGGTGAAAACTTAGAAGAAGCTTTATATAAAGGATTCTTAGCAGCTGGAAAAACTATGTCTGATAAAAGGGGTGTAGTACTAGCTACTATAAATAACTACGATAAAGAAGAATTTATAGAAATAGCAAAAGATATGAAAGAATTAGGATATACTTTTGTTGCTACAGAAGGTACAGCTAAAACTCTAAAAGAAAATGGAATAGATGCTGATGTAGTTAATAGAGTAGAAGAAGCAAGACCTAATATATTAGATGCTATAAGAAATAAACAAGTTGATATAGTAATAAATACTCCTACTAAAGGTAATGACTCAACAAGAGATGGATTTAAAATAAGAAGAACTGCAACTGAGTTCTCAACAGAAGTAATGACATCTTTAGATACATTAAAAGCTTTAGTAGAAGTTAAGAAAAAAGAGATAAAAGATGCAGGATTAGAAGTATATAATATAGCTGAATAA
- a CDS encoding carbamoyl phosphate synthase small subunit, with translation MKGKLILEDGTIFEGKAFGYLEDGIGEVVFNTSMTGYQEVLTDPSYYGQIVTMTYPLVGNYGINLEDMESKGVHVKGFIVREKSNDPNNFRCEMDLDTYLKQNKVIGLEGIDTRALTKILRNNGTMKGIITLENASLEDVKSKLEAFTNTQAVKTVTRKEIEHIKGEGTKVAVMDFGVKQNILRSFANRNCDITVFPATTKPEEVLGINPDLIFLSNGPGDPEDLEDVIENIKQLIGKKPIAGICLGHQLLALTLGGKTSKLKFGHRGGNHPVKDLEENKIFITSQNHGYYVSEMPENMEVTHINLNDNTVEGMRHKELPIYSVQYHPEACPGPKDNDYIFDKFLELV, from the coding sequence ATGAAGGGGAAATTAATATTAGAAGACGGAACAATTTTTGAAGGAAAAGCATTTGGATACTTAGAAGATGGTATAGGTGAAGTAGTATTCAATACTTCTATGACAGGATATCAAGAAGTATTAACAGACCCATCATACTATGGTCAAATAGTAACAATGACTTATCCGCTAGTAGGGAACTATGGAATAAATCTAGAAGATATGGAATCAAAAGGAGTTCATGTAAAAGGATTTATAGTTAGAGAAAAAAGTAATGACCCAAACAACTTCAGATGTGAAATGGATTTAGATACATACTTAAAGCAAAATAAGGTTATAGGACTTGAAGGTATAGATACAAGAGCATTAACTAAAATACTAAGAAATAACGGAACAATGAAAGGTATAATAACTTTAGAAAATGCATCTTTAGAAGATGTAAAATCAAAGTTAGAAGCATTTACAAATACACAAGCAGTAAAAACTGTAACTAGAAAAGAAATAGAGCATATAAAAGGTGAAGGTACTAAGGTTGCTGTTATGGACTTTGGGGTTAAGCAAAATATATTAAGATCTTTTGCTAATAGAAACTGTGACATAACAGTATTCCCAGCAACTACTAAGCCAGAGGAAGTTTTAGGAATAAATCCTGATTTAATATTCTTATCAAATGGACCTGGAGATCCAGAAGATTTAGAGGATGTTATAGAAAATATAAAACAATTAATTGGAAAGAAACCTATAGCAGGAATATGCTTAGGGCATCAATTATTAGCTTTAACATTAGGTGGAAAAACATCTAAATTAAAGTTCGGTCATAGAGGTGGAAATCATCCAGTTAAAGATTTAGAAGAAAACAAAATATTCATAACATCTCAAAACCATGGTTACTACGTATCTGAAATGCCAGAAAACATGGAAGTAACACATATAAATTTAAATGATAATACTGTAGAAGGTATGAGACATAAAGAATTACCTATATACAGTGTTCAATATCATCCAGAAGCTTGTCCAGGACCAAAAGACAACGATTATATATTCGACAAGTTCTTAGAGTTAGTATAG
- the pyrF gene encoding orotidine-5'-phosphate decarboxylase, which translates to MVNGKEKLIVAIDTNEFDKAKELIDKLEDSVDIFKVGLEQYVATRGKTVDYLKEKGKKIFLDLKFHDIPNTMQSAVRAAVRDNVWLMTIHVSDMEGMRQCAQAAKEESERLGIEKPIIVGVTVLTSLSNQDLQDIGCNMTTEELAIKRAKLAKEAGIDGIVCSAQEVDKIVEVCGKDFVTVCPGIRPANASVGDQKRVVTPKDAINKGAHYLVVGRPITKAENPSQAANDIVKEIENI; encoded by the coding sequence ATGGTAAACGGAAAAGAAAAATTAATAGTAGCAATAGACACAAATGAATTTGATAAAGCTAAGGAATTAATAGATAAACTAGAAGATAGTGTAGACATATTCAAAGTAGGATTAGAACAATATGTGGCTACAAGGGGAAAAACAGTTGATTATCTAAAAGAAAAAGGAAAGAAAATTTTCTTAGACCTTAAATTCCATGACATACCAAATACAATGCAAAGTGCAGTAAGAGCAGCAGTAAGAGATAATGTATGGTTAATGACTATACATGTATCAGATATGGAAGGTATGAGACAATGTGCTCAAGCTGCTAAAGAAGAGTCTGAAAGATTAGGAATAGAAAAGCCAATAATAGTAGGAGTTACTGTTTTAACATCGTTAAGTAATCAAGATTTACAAGATATAGGATGCAATATGACAACTGAAGAATTAGCTATAAAAAGAGCTAAATTAGCTAAAGAAGCTGGAATAGATGGAATAGTTTGTTCTGCACAAGAAGTAGATAAAATAGTTGAAGTTTGTGGTAAGGATTTCGTTACAGTATGTCCAGGAATAAGACCAGCAAATGCTTCAGTAGGAGACCAAAAAAGAGTTGTTACTCCTAAGGATGCTATAAATAAAGGAGCTCACTATTTAGTAGTAGGAAGACCTATAACTAAAGCTGAAAATCCAAGTCAAGCAGCAAATGATATAGTAAAAGAAATCGAAAATATATAG
- a CDS encoding nitroreductase family protein, producing the protein MELYDAIFYRKSIRKYSNKRLKKELLDEVKNICSDINYLNKDLSIKAHVIDRGHLVHFLMGKDCKVKAPHYIIVTSNKGEDYLQDIGFAMEEVVLKLTTLGVATCWLECNINRDDILEFVDLESEIEDLNTEENQVEDIEKEENLEEPYSIIAFGYPEESEKLFRNNKNADRKSIKHICRKLDKNLEQIVEVIRLAPSMKNSQPWILYNKENNIHFYEEKQKKNLKDTNKISMGIAIRHFDIACKKFDLQTNYSKMPVKKRIGKEYYITAILK; encoded by the coding sequence ATGGAGCTATATGATGCCATTTTTTATAGAAAATCAATAAGAAAATACTCTAATAAAAGACTAAAGAAAGAACTATTAGATGAAGTTAAAAATATATGCTCGGACATTAATTATCTAAATAAAGATTTAAGTATAAAAGCACATGTTATAGACAGAGGACACTTAGTACACTTTTTAATGGGAAAAGACTGCAAGGTAAAGGCACCACATTATATAATTGTTACATCTAATAAAGGTGAAGATTACCTACAGGACATTGGATTTGCTATGGAAGAAGTAGTTTTAAAATTGACTACTTTAGGAGTAGCAACATGTTGGTTAGAATGTAATATAAATAGAGATGATATTTTAGAGTTTGTAGACTTGGAAAGTGAAATAGAAGATTTAAATACTGAGGAAAATCAGGTAGAGGATATAGAAAAAGAAGAAAATTTAGAAGAACCATATTCAATAATTGCATTCGGATATCCTGAAGAAAGTGAAAAATTATTTAGAAATAATAAAAATGCAGATAGAAAAAGTATAAAACATATTTGTAGAAAATTAGATAAAAACTTAGAACAAATTGTAGAAGTAATAAGATTAGCCCCATCTATGAAAAATTCTCAACCTTGGATTTTATATAATAAAGAAAATAATATTCATTTTTATGAAGAGAAACAAAAGAAAAATCTTAAAGATACAAATAAGATAAGTATGGGAATAGCTATTAGACATTTTGATATAGCATGTAAGAAATTTGATTTACAAACTAATTATTCTAAGATGCCTGTTAAAAAGAGAATAGGAAAAGAATATTATATAACTGCTATTTTGAAATAA
- a CDS encoding aminopeptidase, which translates to MSFEKNLDKYANLAVKVGVNIQEGQTLLVRSPIECAPFVRKVVKHAYEAGAKNVHIEWSDEECTLLKYLNAPEETFNEFPRWISDQYVDIAKDGGAFLTVYAQNPDLLKNVDPQRVANYQKASGIALKEWRSYTLSDKCKWSIVSIPTESWATKVFPNDTKEDAVNKLWEAIFKCTRVDNEDPVEAWKKHNADLKLRMDFLNDKNFKTLKYKSSKTDLTIELPEGHIWLSGASKDPNGIDFNANMPTEEVFTMPHKFKVDGIVASTKPLVYGGNVIDNFTLTFKDGKIIDFTAEKGYETLGKLIDTDEGSHYLGEVALVPFKSPISDTNIVFFNTLFDENASCHFAIGSAYRTCIKDGDDIKDDELDKYGVNNSLTHVDFMIGSSDMDIVGITHEGNEVQIFKDGNWAF; encoded by the coding sequence ATGTCATTTGAAAAGAATTTAGATAAATATGCAAATTTAGCAGTAAAAGTTGGTGTAAATATACAAGAAGGTCAAACTTTACTTGTTAGATCTCCAATAGAATGTGCTCCTTTTGTTAGAAAAGTTGTTAAACATGCTTATGAGGCAGGTGCTAAAAACGTACATATAGAATGGTCTGATGAAGAGTGTACTTTATTAAAATACTTAAACGCTCCAGAGGAAACATTTAATGAGTTTCCTAGATGGATATCTGACCAATATGTAGATATAGCAAAAGATGGAGGAGCGTTCTTAACAGTTTATGCTCAAAACCCAGATTTACTTAAAAATGTTGATCCTCAAAGAGTTGCAAACTACCAAAAAGCATCTGGTATAGCATTAAAAGAATGGCGTTCTTATACTTTATCAGATAAATGTAAATGGAGTATAGTATCAATTCCAACAGAATCTTGGGCAACTAAAGTTTTCCCTAATGATACAAAAGAAGATGCTGTAAATAAGCTTTGGGAAGCTATATTTAAATGTACTAGAGTAGATAATGAAGATCCTGTAGAAGCATGGAAAAAACATAATGCAGACTTAAAATTAAGAATGGATTTCTTAAATGATAAAAACTTTAAAACTTTAAAATATAAATCATCTAAAACTGACTTAACTATAGAATTACCTGAAGGACATATATGGTTAAGTGGTGCATCTAAAGATCCTAATGGTATTGATTTCAATGCAAATATGCCTACTGAAGAAGTATTTACTATGCCTCATAAATTTAAAGTTGATGGTATAGTTGCTAGTACTAAACCTCTAGTATATGGTGGTAATGTTATAGATAATTTTACTTTAACTTTTAAAGACGGAAAAATAATTGATTTTACAGCTGAAAAAGGTTATGAAACACTTGGTAAACTTATAGATACAGATGAAGGCTCTCACTATCTAGGAGAAGTTGCTCTAGTTCCTTTTAAATCTCCAATATCAGATACAAATATTGTGTTCTTTAATACTTTATTTGATGAAAATGCATCTTGTCACTTTGCTATAGGTTCTGCTTATAGAACTTGTATAAAAGATGGTGATGATATAAAAGATGATGAATTAGATAAATATGGAGTTAATAACAGCTTAACACATGTCGATTTCATGATTGGTTCTAGCGATATGGATATAGTTGGTATAACTCATGAAGGAAACGAAGTTCAAATTTTCAAAGATGGAAATTGGGCATTTTAA
- a CDS encoding aminopeptidase: SLTHVDFMIGSSDMDIVGITHEGNEVQIFKDGNWAF, translated from the coding sequence ATAGCTTAACACATGTCGACTTTATGATTGGTTCTAGCGATATGGATATAGTTGGTATAACTCATGAAGGAAACGAAGTTCAAATTTTCAAAGATGGAAATTGGGCATTTTAA